From one Microbacter margulisiae genomic stretch:
- the polA gene encoding DNA polymerase I has translation MMEPASTATRKKLFLLDAYALIYRAYYAFIKTPRYNSKGVNTSAILGFVNTLEDVLRREQPSHIAVVFDPSGPTFRHEAFEHYKANRQETPEDIRKAVPIIKDIVDAYRIPAIQIAGFEADDVIGTLAKKAAAEDFDVYMMTPDKDYGQLVSEHIFIYRPKHTGGFEIMGAEEVKAKFDLDSHEQVIDLLGLMGDASDNIPGCPGVGEKWAVKLLKEFGSIQNLLENTDKLTGSIKDKIENNKKQIEFSRFLATIKIDVPVELNEEDLKIEDPDEEKLTALFADLEFRTLLARRNVSTVQAPISKSTVQDFAQQTSLFGDVNPETHEIEVITPQYSHLASIATTPHQYRAVVTFEERTLLLNTLMQQCSVCFDTETDSLDVFTAKLVGMSFAWQEGEAFYVPVPSDINEAQQLVDDFKPFFLNETIEKIGQNMKFDLLILSNYGVKIKGPIFDTMIAHYLLQPELRHNMDYLAEIMLVYKTIHIDELIGPKGKNQLTMRQVPLEKITDYAAEDADITFKLKQLLAPKIKENGLESLFFDVEMPLMRVLAEMEQNGVLIDDVALKQSSEVLTDEMLNIEKEVHAMTGIEFNISSAKQVGEVLFERMKIVEKAKKTKSGQYSTNEDVLESLRGKHPVVDKILEYRGLKKLLSTYIDALPALINQKTGKIHTSFNQTVAATGRLSSSNPNLQNIPIRDEQGKEIRKAFIAEPDCYFLSADYSQIELRIMAHLSQDENMIDAFKSGYDIHAATAAKIYHLPIDQVTSDMRRKAKTANFGIIYGISVFGLSDRLRIPRGEAKELIDGYFDTYPQVRAYMDYCIQNAKVNGWVETLLHRKRYLPDINSHNANVRGFAERNAINAPIQGTAADIIKIAMVRISRRFQEKQLRSKMILQVHDELNFNVVHNELEIVKSIIIQEMESALSLSVPLKVDVGVGQNWLEAH, from the coding sequence ATGATGGAACCAGCTAGTACAGCAACACGTAAGAAACTTTTTTTGTTAGATGCTTATGCATTGATATATAGAGCCTATTATGCTTTTATAAAAACTCCACGTTACAATTCAAAAGGTGTTAATACATCGGCTATTCTTGGTTTTGTAAATACACTCGAAGATGTTCTCCGTCGGGAACAACCATCCCATATTGCAGTAGTCTTCGATCCTTCTGGGCCTACTTTCCGTCATGAAGCTTTTGAACATTACAAAGCAAATCGTCAAGAGACTCCGGAAGATATCCGGAAAGCAGTTCCAATTATCAAAGATATTGTGGATGCCTATCGTATTCCTGCAATTCAGATTGCTGGTTTTGAAGCTGATGATGTGATCGGAACGCTTGCTAAGAAAGCAGCTGCTGAGGATTTTGATGTTTATATGATGACCCCGGATAAAGATTACGGTCAATTGGTGTCAGAACATATTTTTATATATCGCCCTAAGCATACGGGCGGTTTCGAAATCATGGGAGCAGAAGAAGTAAAAGCTAAATTTGATCTTGACAGTCACGAACAAGTGATCGATCTGTTGGGCCTAATGGGCGATGCTTCCGACAATATTCCTGGATGTCCAGGTGTGGGAGAAAAATGGGCTGTCAAGTTACTCAAAGAATTCGGAAGCATTCAAAATCTGCTAGAGAATACGGATAAACTCACAGGCTCCATTAAGGATAAAATAGAGAATAACAAGAAACAGATCGAATTTTCACGATTCCTTGCAACCATCAAGATAGATGTCCCAGTAGAGCTTAATGAAGAAGATTTGAAGATTGAAGATCCCGATGAAGAAAAACTGACAGCTCTCTTCGCTGATCTCGAATTCAGAACACTATTAGCAAGAAGGAATGTTTCGACAGTACAAGCTCCAATATCGAAATCTACTGTTCAAGACTTTGCACAACAAACCTCTCTTTTTGGTGATGTCAATCCGGAAACGCATGAGATAGAAGTGATTACTCCGCAATACAGCCATTTGGCATCCATTGCAACTACGCCGCATCAATATCGTGCTGTTGTTACATTCGAAGAGAGAACCCTTCTTCTCAATACTCTGATGCAGCAATGTTCTGTCTGCTTTGATACAGAAACAGATTCGTTGGATGTGTTCACTGCCAAATTGGTTGGAATGTCGTTTGCCTGGCAAGAAGGAGAAGCTTTTTATGTCCCGGTTCCTTCAGATATAAACGAAGCTCAACAGCTTGTAGATGATTTCAAACCGTTTTTTTTGAATGAAACCATTGAGAAGATCGGGCAGAATATGAAATTCGATCTCTTAATTCTTTCTAACTATGGTGTAAAGATCAAGGGCCCAATCTTTGATACCATGATTGCCCATTATCTGTTGCAACCTGAGCTGCGGCACAATATGGACTATTTGGCAGAAATTATGCTTGTCTATAAAACCATTCATATCGATGAACTGATCGGCCCGAAGGGGAAAAACCAGCTTACCATGCGTCAGGTTCCGCTCGAAAAAATCACTGATTATGCTGCCGAAGATGCTGATATTACCTTTAAATTAAAACAACTCTTAGCTCCCAAAATTAAAGAGAATGGACTGGAGTCGTTATTTTTTGATGTTGAAATGCCGCTCATGCGTGTCTTGGCTGAAATGGAACAAAACGGAGTTCTTATTGATGATGTAGCGTTGAAGCAATCGTCTGAAGTCCTGACTGATGAAATGCTAAACATCGAAAAAGAAGTACATGCCATGACCGGGATAGAGTTTAATATAAGCTCCGCCAAGCAGGTAGGTGAAGTGTTGTTCGAGCGAATGAAGATTGTTGAAAAAGCGAAGAAAACTAAATCCGGTCAATACTCTACCAATGAAGATGTATTGGAATCACTTCGCGGCAAACATCCTGTAGTGGATAAAATTTTGGAATATCGTGGCTTGAAAAAATTATTGAGCACTTATATCGACGCACTTCCAGCCCTGATCAATCAAAAAACCGGCAAAATTCATACATCTTTTAATCAAACTGTAGCTGCTACGGGACGTCTTAGTTCCAGCAATCCCAATTTGCAGAACATTCCTATTCGGGACGAGCAAGGGAAAGAAATTCGTAAAGCATTTATTGCTGAACCCGATTGCTACTTCCTTTCTGCCGACTATTCGCAGATAGAACTGCGAATTATGGCGCATTTAAGTCAGGATGAAAACATGATAGATGCATTCAAGTCGGGCTATGATATTCATGCGGCAACGGCAGCCAAGATTTATCATCTTCCTATTGATCAGGTGACATCCGATATGCGACGGAAGGCAAAAACGGCCAATTTTGGTATTATTTATGGCATCTCGGTATTCGGTCTTTCTGATCGGCTGAGAATCCCCCGAGGCGAGGCTAAGGAGCTTATTGATGGTTATTTTGATACTTATCCACAAGTAAGAGCCTACATGGATTATTGCATTCAAAACGCTAAAGTCAACGGCTGGGTTGAAACATTATTACATCGTAAACGCTATTTGCCCGATATCAATTCTCATAATGCCAACGTACGCGGTTTTGCAGAACGAAACGCAATTAATGCTCCGATTCAGGGGACTGCTGCAGATATAATTAAAATAGCGATGGTGCGTATCAGTCGCCGCTTTCAGGAAAAACAACTTCGCTCTAAAATGATTTTACAGGTGCATGATGAATTGAACTTCAACGTGGTACACAATGAACTTGAAATTGTAAAGAGCATTATCATTCAGGAGATGGAAAGCGCACTATCTCTGTCGGTTCCGCTTAAAGTTGATGTTGGCGTAGGACAAAACTGGCTGGAAGCGCATTGA
- a CDS encoding rhomboid family protein, with protein sequence MPYFDDIRNRFQHETMLKKLLYINIAIFLLAQITIISLRLFNSDGTEWLAYAEVPSSLPLLAMRPWTLLTYMFLHVGFLHILFNLLCLFWFGQLFLLYFSQKHLLGVYLLGGFAGALFYIGAYNLFPYFAIVRENSFLLGASASIMAIIVAVATHVPNFEVPLWLFGKVRLKYIAVFTLIISILGVSSNNAGGEFAHLGGALIGFIFAKRFHAGKDLTKGINKLIDGIITLFKPRPKRVKMTYTRAKTDAFYNKQQHDNEKEIDVILDKIKRSGYDSLSAEEKKKLFDRSSKS encoded by the coding sequence ATGCCCTATTTTGATGACATACGTAACCGATTTCAGCATGAAACTATGCTGAAGAAATTACTCTACATCAATATTGCAATATTTTTATTGGCTCAGATAACAATCATTAGCTTGCGATTGTTTAATAGTGATGGAACGGAATGGCTTGCTTATGCAGAAGTACCTTCTAGCTTGCCTTTGCTAGCAATGAGGCCTTGGACTTTGCTGACATACATGTTTTTGCATGTTGGTTTTTTACATATTTTATTCAATCTGCTTTGTCTATTCTGGTTTGGGCAGTTATTTCTTCTTTATTTTTCTCAGAAGCATTTGTTGGGAGTTTATTTGTTAGGCGGTTTTGCCGGTGCGCTTTTCTATATTGGCGCTTATAACTTGTTCCCTTATTTTGCGATTGTAAGGGAGAATAGCTTTTTGTTAGGAGCTTCGGCTTCCATTATGGCAATTATTGTGGCTGTTGCTACTCATGTTCCTAATTTTGAAGTTCCACTATGGCTTTTTGGGAAGGTGAGGCTGAAATACATTGCTGTATTTACATTAATAATCAGTATCCTGGGTGTTTCTTCAAATAATGCCGGAGGAGAGTTTGCTCATTTGGGAGGAGCTTTGATCGGCTTTATTTTTGCAAAACGTTTTCATGCAGGAAAAGATCTTACTAAAGGAATTAATAAGTTGATTGATGGTATTATTACATTATTCAAGCCCAGACCGAAAAGAGTAAAGATGACATATACCCGGGCGAAGACAGATGCTTTTTACAATAAACAACAACACGACAACGAAAAAGAAATTGATGTTATTTTAGACAAAATCAAACGTTCGGGTTATGATAGCTTATCTGCTGAAGAGAAGAAAAAACTTTTCGATCGTAGTAGTAAATCTTAA
- a CDS encoding endonuclease/exonuclease/phosphatase family protein: MKSIVKFILLVLNMLFALGMLMGKAATIIEPLHFSVFAYCGLAFPFLLAANIVFFIFWIVARKWKWTLITLITSLICINNIGNTFPIHLVKHSVSPSSPILTVMSYNIDAFGQYAPHKEDRIGGGLLSYINGKQPDVVCLQEFFVYKNSKNKVSEKNIVHLLSNLPYHYIHYSLHAEKSNEGLAIFSKYPIVNHGVCRFSKGYYTTIFADINVDGAMIRIFDHHMESNKFSLNDRKHYADLVSDFSAEQFHNVALTFSTKMNEAYGLRAKQSDTVATAIVKSPYPVIVCGDFNDVPVSYTYTTIKGKLIDTFAAVGSGYGNTYSSKFFPFRIDYIMCDPKFHPVWSHVDKVHHSDHYPILSGISL; encoded by the coding sequence ATGAAATCCATTGTTAAATTTATATTACTCGTGCTCAACATGCTTTTTGCTTTGGGAATGTTGATGGGGAAAGCTGCTACGATTATTGAACCGTTGCATTTTTCTGTTTTTGCCTATTGTGGATTAGCTTTCCCGTTTTTATTGGCCGCAAACATTGTTTTTTTTATTTTCTGGATTGTTGCGAGGAAATGGAAATGGACGCTTATCACTTTGATAACTTCGCTTATTTGCATTAATAATATAGGTAACACATTTCCTATCCATTTAGTGAAACATTCTGTTTCGCCGTCATCTCCTATATTGACGGTAATGAGTTATAATATTGATGCCTTTGGCCAATATGCACCACACAAGGAAGACAGAATTGGTGGGGGATTGCTTTCTTATATCAATGGCAAACAGCCTGATGTGGTTTGCCTTCAGGAGTTTTTTGTATATAAAAATTCCAAGAACAAGGTGAGCGAAAAAAATATTGTTCACTTGCTTAGCAATCTGCCCTATCATTACATTCATTATTCATTGCACGCAGAAAAATCGAATGAAGGATTAGCTATTTTCTCAAAATATCCTATTGTCAATCATGGGGTATGCAGATTTTCAAAAGGCTATTACACCACTATCTTTGCGGATATTAATGTTGACGGGGCAATGATTAGAATATTTGATCACCACATGGAATCGAATAAATTTTCACTTAATGACCGCAAGCATTACGCTGATTTGGTAAGTGATTTTTCTGCCGAACAGTTTCATAATGTAGCGCTGACGTTTTCTACCAAGATGAATGAAGCTTACGGATTACGGGCAAAACAATCGGATACAGTAGCGACGGCGATAGTCAAATCGCCTTATCCTGTGATTGTGTGTGGTGATTTTAATGATGTGCCTGTTTCATATACTTACACTACGATAAAAGGAAAACTAATTGATACTTTTGCTGCTGTAGGTTCAGGTTATGGAAATACTTATAGCAGTAAGTTTTTCCCTTTCCGTATTGATTATATCATGTGTGATCCTAAATTTCATCCAGTCTGGAGCCATGTGGATAAAGTGCATCATTCCGATCATTACCCTATTTTGTCAGGTATTTCCTTGTGA
- a CDS encoding rhomboid family intramembrane serine protease — protein MLGNQRTPFSFLSPVVLNLLIINVLVWLASIVLPRVSPINLDVLLGLHYWQSAAFNPLQFISYMFMHGSFDHIFFNMFGLFMFGPVLEQVWGGKRFLFFYLFTGVGAGIVQELFWTYQLMPYIGSSAMHIVFQGGLEPITIGASGAIFGILLAFAMIFPDARLMLFFLPIPIKARYFVPMYALVELVLGVANFSGDDVAHFAHLGGALFGLILILYWKRRAKLN, from the coding sequence ATGTTAGGTAATCAACGCACTCCATTTTCCTTTCTGTCGCCTGTAGTCCTCAATTTATTGATCATTAATGTACTGGTTTGGCTGGCGAGTATAGTCTTGCCAAGAGTTTCTCCTATTAATTTGGATGTTTTATTGGGACTACACTATTGGCAGTCAGCTGCATTTAATCCTCTTCAATTCATTAGTTACATGTTCATGCATGGATCTTTTGATCATATCTTCTTTAATATGTTCGGCTTATTCATGTTTGGCCCGGTTTTGGAGCAAGTGTGGGGAGGAAAACGCTTCTTGTTTTTCTATTTATTCACCGGCGTAGGAGCGGGCATTGTTCAGGAGTTATTCTGGACATACCAGTTAATGCCTTACATCGGATCCTCTGCGATGCATATTGTATTTCAAGGTGGTCTTGAGCCAATTACAATAGGTGCTTCTGGAGCTATTTTTGGTATACTTTTGGCATTTGCTATGATTTTTCCGGATGCAAGGCTAATGCTTTTCTTTTTGCCGATTCCTATTAAGGCGCGTTATTTTGTACCAATGTATGCTTTGGTTGAATTGGTTTTAGGAGTTGCTAATTTTTCGGGTGATGATGTAGCTCATTTTGCTCATTTAGGTGGAGCATTATTTGGATTGATTTTAATTTTGTATTGGAAGAGACGTGCTAAACTTAATTAG
- the trkA gene encoding Trk system potassium transporter TrkA — translation MKIIIAGAGETGSHLAKMLSKEGQQIILLDEDGLKLLQLKATLHIETVTGAPASIHCLKEAGVENADLFIAVTPYESENMTACFLAAKLGARKTIARIDNSEYLLQDYREMFADMGISSMIYPEMLAAMEVVHALKATWLREYMSFEKDIMVLGGIKIRDHANVLHKPFNSGYFDHSRYRIVAIKRNNETIIPKGSDEVLSGDLVYFITTPDNLDFVREEAGKRLYEVNNIMIMGGSRIAERIAECIPDDMRVKLFEIDKDKAHSLGEKLNNVLVINGDGRDVELLKEEDIEDMNAFVALTDNSETNILACSVAKRFGIKKTIAEVENMEYIPMAESLDVGAILNKKLLSASTIYQYTINAKVSNVKCLTNVEAVVVEFIAKREGSRFTHTEVKNLHLPENVNIGALIRNGQGIIVNGNTIIQPDDHVIIFCMISAMPSLETFFQQA, via the coding sequence ATGAAAATTATTATTGCGGGCGCCGGGGAGACAGGGTCGCACCTGGCAAAAATGCTTTCCAAGGAAGGGCAACAAATTATTCTTTTAGATGAAGATGGATTAAAGTTGTTGCAGCTGAAAGCAACGCTTCATATTGAAACTGTGACCGGAGCTCCTGCTTCTATCCATTGTTTAAAAGAAGCTGGTGTAGAAAATGCCGACCTATTTATTGCAGTGACACCTTATGAATCGGAAAACATGACAGCATGTTTTTTGGCCGCGAAACTGGGGGCAAGAAAAACGATTGCCCGTATTGATAATAGTGAATATTTGTTGCAGGACTATAGGGAAATGTTTGCAGACATGGGCATTTCATCAATGATTTATCCAGAAATGCTAGCCGCGATGGAAGTGGTTCATGCTTTGAAAGCCACTTGGTTGCGTGAATATATGAGCTTTGAAAAAGATATTATGGTGCTAGGAGGTATCAAGATTCGTGACCATGCCAATGTTCTGCACAAACCGTTTAATTCCGGGTATTTTGACCATTCCCGATATCGTATTGTAGCTATCAAACGCAACAATGAGACGATTATTCCCAAAGGGAGTGATGAGGTTTTAAGCGGAGATCTTGTTTATTTTATTACAACACCTGATAATTTGGATTTCGTCCGAGAAGAGGCAGGTAAACGGCTATATGAAGTCAACAATATCATGATCATGGGTGGAAGCAGGATTGCCGAACGAATTGCCGAATGTATTCCTGATGATATGCGTGTGAAATTGTTTGAAATTGATAAAGACAAAGCACATAGTTTAGGCGAAAAATTAAACAATGTATTGGTTATCAATGGGGATGGGCGTGATGTCGAATTGCTTAAGGAGGAAGACATTGAGGACATGAACGCTTTTGTGGCTTTGACGGATAATTCTGAAACTAACATTTTGGCTTGCTCGGTTGCCAAACGGTTTGGTATTAAGAAGACTATTGCCGAAGTAGAAAATATGGAATATATTCCAATGGCTGAAAGTCTGGATGTTGGAGCTATCTTAAATAAGAAACTTTTGTCGGCCAGTACAATCTATCAATATACAATTAACGCAAAAGTTTCAAATGTAAAATGTTTAACCAACGTTGAGGCTGTTGTGGTGGAATTCATTGCCAAACGAGAAGGATCACGATTTACGCATACCGAGGTTAAAAATTTGCATCTGCCTGAAAATGTAAATATTGGGGCGCTAATCCGTAATGGGCAGGGGATTATTGTGAATGGAAATACAATTATTCAGCCAGATGACCATGTGATTATTTTTTGCATGATTTCAGCAATGCCAAGTTTAGAAACTTTTTTTCAACAAGCATAG